The sequence TTGAGCTCCCAACTGAACCTTAAAAGAACATGTACTGGGAGTGTCCCACATTGCCAGAGTCCCAGATTTTAGCAAGCTTGTTCTTAAGGATACATATTCTAAATAGTCAGTTGCTGATATGCCTGTGTTAATAGTCAGTAATTCAAGCAGAAGGAGACTGGGAAAATTTACCCAGAGCTATGAGGATGTCTGGTAGACTCTAGTCTCAGAAATAATTCTTTGGAGTCCCAAACTTTTCGTAGTGGTGGACCATGCAGGGAAGATTAACACTATCCAGTCCCGGACACTTTAGCTCAGTGTTCAGTCAGGGTGGTATGCTTGAGTAGGTGTCCATGGAAGACATCCAATTACGTCATTACCGTGACAAGCTCTTTGTGGTCTGTTTGGCTGCACTGCTTATTACTGTTTCTGGGTCAGGCAGTAGATACTACTTAGTATACTTGGAAGATCATTGAAGTTGCTTACAATAAGCTGTGTCTCTGCCTGTGTTACAGACCTTACAGTCAAAGGGACATGAAGGAAGGAGACATAATGATAGGCACAGAGGTTGCCAGGTAAGAtgttcagttcttttttttccatccatgCGGCAGATGTCGAAGAAATGTACTGACACTTGGAACATTGTAGCCTATGTCatgtttttttgccttcttgGAGAACAACTAGGCCTCTGTTGCAAACTACATGTTATTTCTGGAGACGATATTACAAGGAGAGGCACAAAGGGCCAACTTTTGTACATGGCATGAAGGGTCAACTTCACGTTTTAAAATCTGATGTGCAGAAATTGCAAGCCCCAAACCATGCATGCTTACAATTCCAGCTGTGACTATCTCAGTGTCACCTAAGATGCAACTCTAGATGTAGCCAAAAGGCTATCTGATCTTAAGTATATCCTTTTCTAATCTTGTGGTAATGATTTAGCTATACAGATGGTTCCCTTTGTCTGCTTGCTCCTGCTGCGCTGCCTCTAAGTAGCCATCTGAGAACATCTGTAGCCTCTTACTCTTGTGGTTCTCTGCAGGAACACTGAGGGCTGggatattttcagtatttcaaggGTGCTTACCTACTCCTTCCCAAGCTAATCTTCCCGTTGGGATGAGAAAGTGGAATTTCCATTTTGCGTAGAGATATCCTAAGTGTGAACTTCTGTTATTAGATACTGCCTTCCATCTGTTCCTAAGGAGCATTTTGTTACCACAAGAGGTTCCCTCTTCAGGATCTTCAACTTTTAAATGAGGTGCAGGTTTTCTGAAAAGGTAACTGCTTGTCGTAGCCTGTTTGTGATTCAGCTTCTCGCTTTTCCATCCTTTAATCCTAGCATCCTCTTTCCTACCTTTGAGCTCATAGGAACCCAGTCTGAATTCATACCAGACTGATGTTAGTCGTTTGTCATGGGTCAGGCTGAGTTTAGAATCCTCATGCCCAGTTTTCCTATGCTGATAAGAGACAGTAGCCATTTCAGGGAAGGCATCAGAAGCCTACAGCATCAGTAGGGTATGGACTAAATGTCCtgacatgaaatatttcttttcttctgcatcaaAGGGCAACAGGAATAGAAGAGGAAAGAGACAGTTAAGATTTTCTCTCTGACAGGatattcactttttttaaaatcttttttctttgcttgaacAGGATTGTAGAAAGCAAGAATCCAGCTTTTGCGGTTGGGGCCTTTGTTGTGGCTAACAGTGGCTGGAGAAGTCACTTCATCTCTGATGGGAAAGGCCTCCATCTCCTTCCTTCAAGCTGGCCAGAATCACTCCCCAAATCTCTGGCTCTTGGGACAGTTGGCATGCCAGGGTGAGTATTATGATTCAAAGGAAGCTGTCCTCTGGATTTTGCTATGCAGggtgtttctgattttttttccattgtatttttctACTACTATACTGTCTGGTCactctgctttaaaaaagaaaaagaaaaaaaaaaaacacaaaaaacatgTATGTATCAGGACGCCCTCACCCTACAGAGGGTCTGAAGTTTGGTCCATCCTTTTGATCAGAGACTTGCCTTGGAGATTTTGGTGCCTGTCCTTGAGGATTTGTGGTAAGGCAGGAAGAGGATCCAGGAGGGATTGCAAAGAATCAAGTCTGGATTAACCTGAGTggattattatttaatttatttaatatttttaattaattaattcattattaaCTATTATTTAATTAACTGAGTGGATCAAATTTCAGTGGTTTATTGGCCATTCTGCTTCTGCCTATTATGCTCTTCTGCTATCGCTGTATTTCCAGAATTGTTGCCAAAATGGCAAGAGACAGCTGTTGTAAGGTGGAAGAAAATAGCAGTCCTTTAAATCACACTGCTGCAGACAGAGCTATTATGCAGGGGAAGCCATAATCACACGATTGCTTTCTCTCAGAATCCTGCTCATATTTCTTATCTCCTTCTGCGTAGTTTTTACAGGAGCTCAGGACTCCATGAGTCTTGCTGACACAGAAGGCTTTAAAAATTGTAGGAGTATTCCAAGtgatgcagaactcctcagattTCATTCTGACATCACTCTAGATGCATCTTTTTCTAGACAGCAGCAATTCACCCTTTCAGTTAGGAACAAGTGGGAAGGAGGCTCTATACCTGAAGttagaagaaattaaagagaaactTCTTGGGATTCTGGGCCAATTGATCTCATTACTTCTTACTCCTTCAACTTGTGAGCCCAAGGAAAGCTGTTTTCACATAAGGCAGACTTCTACCACACCATCCAGCTTCCCAGTAGTGTGTCTTATTTTTCTGGAGTGGCTGTAGCCTTATAATGGAAGTAAATGTGCTTACAAGCCAATTTAGAAAGTtgcaccttttttcttttttaatagtattttttaaGGAATGAGGAAAACTAAATCTTGTTCTGGTTGTGATGATATTTTGCCTTATTGTGGTCAATTCAGACCtctgtgtctgttttcttttattgcttgttgagcatctttctttttcttcacagccTTACTGCATATTTTGGTCTGTTCGAGGTCTGCAAGATGAAGCCAGGAGAGACAGTGCTGGTTAATGCTGCAGCGGGCGCTGTGGGCTCTGTGGTGGGGCAGCTTGCTAAAATTGGGGTGAGTGGCATGAACTGCTTGTCCTTTCACCTCAGAAGGCTGACCTGGCCTTCTGAGACCATGAATGGTCAAGGCCATGAATGATCAGGAGGGCAGGCATTGCTGAAGGCATGCCTGTAGTAAGCTCTTGAGATGGAACAAGCTGCTGAAGAGGTAGCAATGCTAGCTTTGGTTTGCTAGAGCTCAGGAACTCCTATGGTCGCAACAAGTGAATTTAAGGGAGAGCCCTCCACCCAACACTCTGACTGACATCCCGTGTTGTGAGGGcgtttagaaatgtttttctttctttccttgcaggGTTGCAAAGTGGTTGGCTGTGCTGGCTCAGATGACAAGGTTgcttatctgaaaaaaataggcTTTGATGAAGCCTTTAACTACAAGACTGTTACATCTTTGGATGAAGCACTGCGTAAAGCCTCTCCCGATGGCTATGACTGTTTCTTTGACAATGTGAGTTCAGAAAGAGGGCCCGGACCTGAACAGACTATTATTTTCCTTAGACTATAGCAGAAACTCAGTATGGAGTTTCATCTAAGTGATACGTAGGTTCTGTAAGAGCTTACTGTTTCCCTGTTCCCTTCCCagatttttctgcagctgctgtgggtgGTAACAGACAGAACAAACATTGAAACGCGAAGTTGGATTGTTAGTGCTAATTGAGGCTGAACAGAGAGGAACAGGTCTATTCCTGGCCCCACCTTGGAACACGCAGTCCTCTGCTGTTTCTGGAAACGGAGGGAGGATCAGTGGTCCCATGTTAAGTGGTCCAAGTGGCTACAAGGGTACCAGTAAACAAAGCAGTTGCAAGGCAAGCTTGTAAAAATTCCTAGAGTAGTCTGTCTACAGTTTCTGACCTCTCGCTGGTAGAACAGGTTTTAACAGGCAATGTGGACTGGTCTCAGTAGGCTGCTTGAATGTGAACGTCTTGTTCTATAGGCTGGGAGAGTTTAAGAGTATGGATGCAGTCAAACCATGTCAGTTCACCCTCAAGCCAGAGAATGagcccactttttttttttttttcatttcctagtATACCTGGTGTATGCATTATACCGAGCTTTGTGAAGCAGATACAGAGTTAAAACTGGTTCCCTCTGTTCACAGATAATTTTTAGAAAGGTGATGTAGTCCTTGTAGGCGTTGGCTAAGAGTAAGGGTTGCTGCAGCCAGTCTTTGGAGGAATGGAGGTCAACTTCCCACCCTTGATTGAACCTGTTCTTTTCAGCACAACATCTCAATGCTGGCAAGTTTTTGGCAAACAATGCCAAAGAGTGGGTTTTCTCTAATGCTGCACATCCTCTGCTTTGTGTAGGTGGGTGGAGAATTCTCCAGTATTGCCATCAACCACATGAAGAAATACGGAAGGATTGCAGTCTGTGGAGCCATCTCTCAGTACAATGACTCCGTGCCCCAGAAAGGTGTGTGCCTACTTCCATGTCTCTAAGTTTAGTTACTATTTGGTGACGGCAGAGTGGGACATAGTGGGAAATTCCTGAGATTTTGCTGGTTGTTTCAGCGTGCTAGTTGAGTCTGTGTGTGCGTATATATTCAGATAACAAACCACTGCTCTGGGGCAGCTGTTGTGTGACCACACTTACGTGTACACGCAGTCATACTCCTTAGTACACACTCATATCAGATGGAGAACATCAGCTGATTAGAAATGAAGGAGAGACTGTGAAATAAGAATCCCCAGGGCTCTGAGCAGATACAGATCAGTGGAAGGCAGCAGGTGTGGTGGAACGATGGCATTTACACAACGCATACTTTCAGATGAGAAAATGGATTTCCCTCAGGTTTTTAGATGAAACAgttggttttaatttgtttgtgtgttcttgtttctttcttcgCCCATCTCATCAGTGCTAATGTTTCAGTTAGGGGTGAAATTGTTGGGAAATATGTCTGAAATTAATATTCAATAGCATTAAATTTTCCAAATTTGCATTCTAGAAGAAATGAATGTTCTTAGGAACTACATTCTTTTTGACTTTAGACTCtcaaatcactttaaaaatggGACAGGCTTTTTCAAGTGGGGAGATTAtcacacatttttattactgagggaacttttttttatgtatgtaaCTTTTTTTGAGCCTTAGCCAAGAGCACCAGAGCTCGGCAGGCTATCTAATAATCAGTGAAAACAGTACTTTGAGGATTAAGCTGAAGCCCCTCGGCAAAGGCCATTTTACTTCTGAATGAAACTTTTCACAAGTGCTGGGTGTTCAGCCTCACACAGCTTTAACAGCTCAGGGCTTTGTTTTCCAGGATGGCTCTGTCCCTGAACCCATGATCTTATTATTCTGGAAATTCTTTTTGGAAAGAATTGAAGTTGCCTCTGGCTGGAACAATGTGATTCAGTGTCCTTTACTGGCTAAAAGCTCTCTTTATGCATTGGGTCTCATTTCAAATGAGACTGGCATTACAGGCAGCTTGAGGGTtggtttctttctcctgcaggaCCTTATGTTCAGATTCCAATGATCTTCAAGGAGCTTCATATGGAAGGGTTTATTGTCACTCGCTGGAATAACCGCCGGGAGGAAGGTCAGAAGGCACTGCTGAAATGGGTCCTGGAGGTAAGAAAGGCAGGggtaattttctttaaaaggtgtACTTGCTTACCTCTTTGCAAGGGCGGGTCTCTTGTCATAGCTGGTGAACTGAGGTCCTGGTATGATTTTCTTCTACCTGACGTGATCTTTGAGCCTTTTGAGGACACTCAAACCATGCTGAATATGCCTGATGCCTTCCACTTCACTGAGACTTGCGATATTAGCCTGTGGTCTTAGATTAGAATCCCAGAAAACATATAAACTTTGGAAGAGGATCCTTCCAGAACCATTCTATACAATTCTCTGGCAATGAAGAGTTTCTTATTTAGAGTAATTCCTCTATTTCTCCTTCAGAAATCTCCTCTCATTTGTAGTATGAGCAAGCATTTCCACTGTACTGTTGTGCTGGAATTACTGGCAAAAATCAGTGCCCTTATGGAACCGGGAGCTGGGCTCTAAAGGGAGttaccaggatttttttttctttaattttatttttctaaatggagGCTGAGTTTAAAACTTGATTCATGGCTGTGAAAAATATGTGAGCGTGAACATTGAAGGCTACAAGGCTTTTATCTTTTACAAATTGAGGATTGGGGAGGGTCATCATTTTGATTTGTAATTCCATGCTTCACTACAGATAGAAACAGGCCTGGCTTTGAGGAAACAATCTACTTGCCCATTGTTTGGGGACTGAGAAGCACTAAATCTGTcctggtgatttttttcagcagtgactGTTGCTCCCTCTTCTGACTGCAAGGGGGGGAATCGTGCTACAAAAGCAGATTCTTTTATGGAATCACTATACCCAAACCTAGTTTTGCAAAGTTACCCTGTTGTGCACCAGCTTGCATGTTTCAGATGGAGCATACAAGCTGGAGAAAATTCATTGGTGGCAATTTAGTCTCATGAAGACTGTGAAAACTAAGCAGCTGATGAATGATCACTCAGcagtttcctttcctccttttgaCAGGGAAAAGTGAAGTACCATGAACAAGTCACTGAAGGATTTGAGAACATGCCAGCAGCTTTCATTGGAATGTTAAAGGGAGAAAATCTTGGAAAAGCTATTGTAAAAGTCTGAAGGCCACACATTCCTCGGGAGGCAGGCAAAGGAGAATGTTTCTGTTCAGCTTTGTGCTTCTAACTCACTGTTCAAAAGgtatatttcaatatttttggtGGAAGTTGGTGAAGATAACCTCTTAATAACTGGTCATATAACTGTAAGTGTATGCCAGTGGGTTTGCTCTTGAAGAACTTGAGACCTGCTTCCCGAAGCTAAACAAAAAAGCCTTAAAACTGTTTAACCTCATCAGAAGTGTAACTGATTTAATAGTAGTTCGAACAAATCTAAGTTGACTCGTAGAAAGAAAAAGGCCATTCTGAAAGGTTTTCCAGCTGATGGCACATCTGATGACTAATGTTTACCTATTGATTTGGTCCAGAACTCAGCAAGAGggaatttaattttgtaaacaATATTAGGGAGCAAAGATCAGGCAAACTGTTCAGGGGTTCCCAGTTTCCTCAAAAGGCtggcaatttttttaaaaaaatatcaggaaataCAGGCATCTTAGTTATTCTGGGcctatggaaagaaaaaaaaataaacctataACGGATACTTCAACTGTGTCACAGTTCTCTTTGTGGAATGCCCTGCTCTTCACTTCCTTGCACTTAACACACATGCTTGCAATATTTTAGCCACCCTATTTCTCCCAGCAGATCCCACAATACGGGTGGTATGGCTAGGTCACGTATTTCCTTGAGTAATGCGGGGATTGGTGTGTAACCTTAAAGCTGGGCTTGCCGTGCTGTTCACCCTGGCTGTCCCTGAAGATGACATCCGTATGCTGGCCCTATCTGTGCTACATTCATGTGCAGGACCTGCATGGTGCTGAGTGAAGGAGACTCAGATTAGCAACAATAAACATCTTAGACATATTGAAAGAGCTGAACAAGAACACTGTTAGCTACAGGCTACAGTTAGGTTACAGAAGGTGATGATGTTCCATCTCCAAGTGAAGAATAAACACAGATATAGAATTCTtggttaatttttgttttcttgttattgATCTCTGAAGAGAGATTGCAAAAGGCCCTAGTGTCTTTACAGGGGCAGAATTAGATGATCTGTCTGTCAACAGGAAGAGATCATTTAAGATTTAGAGCAACTACTAGAGGAGAGGTGCTTGTTGCTTTATAGGGGTTTCTGAAGGGAAAGGAGCACCAGCCTGTGTTAGCTCCAATGCTGTGGTTTTCAATTGGCCTCTGAGAAAATTAATACCACTGCACAGTgtggaaaaacataaaaaagaaaagggagttTGTTGCCAGTAGGTTTCCATTCTCCTATGTAGAggcttgcttttgtttcaccTTTCTTTAATGAGAAATTTTCAGAAGACTTGCAAATCCTAAAATACTGAATTGTTTTAAGGTCACTAATTTCACGATCTTTTGTTTCAAGTAAAGCTGTGATTTGTAGCCAACTAAAAACAATCACCGGGGGTTCCTGTGAACTACCTGCAAGGTAGTTCTACTacaaaaacaactttatttGTAAAACAACAACACCTTTCATTGTCAGGTATCGAGATATCGCCTTGAGTTCTCCCCGTAGTTTCTCCACTGGTTGTccttgtagttttttttttccagtgtgttgAAAATAAAGAGTATGAAAACCAAAAGTTTTCCTGACTGTCATGGGACCGAGAGTGTCAGTGGCACAAGAGTAAAGATAGGTTAAAATTCAcaaaaactttgtatttttctacCCTTGGTCTATTTCTCCCTGTGAAGCACACAGACTAACCTTGTGAGTACAGCTGGCATAAAGAATTTAACAAGGTGCCAGGGTCCCCTGGAGAGCAAAGGTAcagctgtgcagtgctgggATAGGCCCTGTCTGCCAATAAATGACTTGTGTGCTTTTAGGCAGAGCACTAGTAGTATCACTGCTGTCCAGCCTGTCTTCCATCCAATTGCACAAGGACTGTGAGCAGGCAAACACACTGGTGGCTGTCACCCTTTGTCTAACGCTAACACTCTGAAACTGAAGAGAGAAGCttcctgggaaaggaaaaaggagttctGGAGTTTCTAGAAGTTCCAGAAGGCCCCATGCTCTCCTCTAGCCCATTACCTAGAGCTACCACCACCCCCGTGCACAAAGGAAAAGGCACAAGGCATTCCCAGAGTGcctgcataaaaaaaaatgtacagaaacaGTCACTGCCGCCTTGTGGAGACTTGCATGGCACAAACGTGTTTTCTCAGGCAGCTGCAAGTGGGAGCAAGTCCTCATGCAGCTCTCACGCTATTGCACCCCGTTTACCAGCCTGGACCATCTCTAGAGCGGAGGAAAAATTTCACTTGGATTGTCACCACACAGCTTTTTCAAAGTTCCCTCAACTCTTCTACATGATCCTTACCAAATCTGCAGGCATCTGAGTGGGTATAATTCTTACCTGCAGGAAACATCCACTGAAAAAGAGGAGGCCAAAAATAAGGATGCCACAGCATGGTTCCACCTCTGCTCAGCTTACGGAGCTCACCACCTACTAGTCCCACACAACGAGGGAACGAAGGCCAGCAGCTGCATCCCACGCACAGCTCCTAATCagacttctcctcctcctcgctaTAGCTTTGTGTTTGGTATCCTTATCAAGACCTACAGGCAGATGTTTTGAAAACTAGGGTAGACTTGCTACACCCTGTTAACCACTTAAGATGAGCTGACTCCATGCCATGGCCAGGCCCCTGGTCCTCCCTCAGGCCTGCACTGCCTCCTGTCAGCACGTCAGCCTTTCCCACCCCTCACAAAGGGTCAGGGCCACAGGCTTTGGTCTAGCTAGGATTTCACAAACAGTCCTCAAACAGCTGAAATCTGCATGCACTGGAGCTTGGCACAGAGGAACTGCCATGCCGCACTTCACTAACTGCAACAGTAGAAGGAATCTGCTCCCTACGCATATCCCAGTGCTTAGAAACTTGGCCCAGTTGCTCCTGCTACTACTAcatgtgttttgtttctataatcagttaaaaaagacaacagaactAATGGACTACAAAATTGCTGGGAATGTGTCTGCTATGAAGTTGATATCAGGCAAGTTTTGAACACCATGTACCTTGATAAGgtattaaaagctgttttttgtCCCTGCTACAGCCAGTTAGCTATGATGAATGAACACCAAGAAATCAGAACTATTTCAAATGCTATTCTATCAAATCCAAGCCTAACATAATTCAGGTctgggaaagaacaaaaaggtaACAGTCAGCTGGAGCTGAAGTTCGGCTGAGCACTAGTGATGTGGAAGTGATGTGCTGGTGCTTAAGAATAATTTCCCCCAGTGTATTACAGCAGTCTTGGAGCATGGCTGGAATTAAGGAGCACAGCTATTTCACCTCAGTCTAACCCTGCATTTTTCCCTTGTCCACTCACTGTAACGCCTTTGTCTTGGCCTTTCCTTTCACAATTCTCTGGTAAAGCCTAGTCATCCCAGCCACTCATTCAATTTCTGTGCACGAGGAAGTATTTCTCTTCCTGTCAGCCAGTCCACTCTGAGGCTGGAAGCTACGTAACAGGCACCTGGAGAAAAACTTCTTGCTCTACTGGTTTGACAGCAAGGCACAGATCTCAGCCATTTTATAGCCAAATAAAATAAGACTGCAGTCATTACCTGAGGGGAGGATAACTCCTTCCCTAAAGGAACCCTTGCTCCCAGAAGTAGCCTTTATATGTTTTCTCCACCAAATATGTAAGAAATGTGGTGTACGTTCAAGTCAGTCAGTCGTCTACTGTTTCCCCTTTAAAGGCATTTTCTCAGATCACAGGATCAAAGCAGGTCACATCCCTGCTTCTCACCAGAGCTAAATGATTTCAAGGAAAGCAACTCAGCTGCTTTACGTTCTGAAATATGGTAATACTGGTCTCTCTCCTTCAAGCGAAGGACAACTCCATTCAGCAAGCAAAAACCACACTCGTTGAGTTCTCCAGCATATTACTTAATACCTGTGTCTGGGCATATGCCCCAAGTTTTCAGCGAGGTTACTTGGAACCACTGCATTTGGGTggtgtggtttaacccagcaggcagctcagcagcacacagctgttCCCAAACCACACTCCCTCCCCCTCACTATCCCTCtgtgggagggaaaagagaaccagaaaacaggtaaaatctgtgggctgagataaagaccacttaataggacagaaagggaaaacaatgaCAAGAGAAtaaaagcaagtgatgcacaaagcaattgctcaccacccaccaAAACCAATCCCATCCCCTATCAGCAGCATCCCGCAGTGCTTCTGTCCCACATGACGCCTTATGCTATGGGACCtccctttggccagctggggtcagctgttcctggctgtgtcccctcccagctccctgcgcaccccccagcctcctcctgctggggcagcatGAGAACCTGGACAGGCCTTGGCTAcatgtgagcactgctctgcaacagctaaacaTCAGCGTGCTGTCAGCATTGTTCTCATCTTAtatctaaaacacagcaccataccacCTACTTGGAATAAAATTAACTATTCTAGTCCAAATTATGACACTAGggcaaaatatacatttttagcAGGCTGAAGCCCATGTTCCTGCCTgtagaaactgaaaatactgcAACAGAGGGAGCTGAAAACTTGCTGTCCTTGCAAGAGCTACTTTGCAGCCTTCTGAGCAGAGGACTTATTTCAACCTTTCTGATCCTGCCCCATTCCTAAGCGAATTTGCAGTCACTTCTGTATCACCTAAATATTTCAGAGCTCCATCCTGTTAAACACAGCATTACCTCAAATTTAACATGAGCATTATTTTCTAATAAGTTCTTTTGCCTGCTCTTAACAGGTAAGAACCTGGTCCTGCCTCACCTCAGCAGAAACACTGTAGGTTACACTTAGGTTACTGCTTCCTTAAAGGATGAAGGGGTTCCTGCCACACTCTGCAGCTGCATTTGTCAGTAAAacagccagagcagcagggaaaaTAATTCTGCTCCTCATTGTATCAGCGCAACCCAGAGCTTACATCCAAGAAGATTCTTGATGGCTCATCCTCAGCCAGAGGGTGTGGTCACTTCTTGGGAATGGAAAAATCGTTTGGACAGGGAGCATAGGCAAAGTGCTGAAGGCTCCCAGCCCTCCTGTCCACCAGGAAATTCATGCATGCCTCTGATGTGAGTGTGATCTGAGTCACACATGAGCTGCTTACCACAAAGAGGCTCACTGATTCCACATTTGTGGACAGATGTAGCAGGAAGTCTTGCGTTTTCATCAGTGACAGTCCATGAGCAACGCAGCTCGCCTAGCCCCAAAACCACCGCGTTAGGTGTAGCTGCTAGCTACAGCCCCGCTTCCTTGTTTACTGAGCCTTATCCAGGAGACAACACCAAGGCCAGCAAGAAAGCCATTTTGATATGGAGGGGACAAGGCAGTTCTCCTCAGTAACTCTGCAAACAGCAGTTAAACAGCATGCAGAGGCTGGCAGGTTAATTAATCTAGACAAATGACAGGTCTGGAGGACTGTCGAGTCCAGTTTACTGTCTAGCACAAGGTGTATCCAGCATGGTGTAGGAATGCAGTAGATCAGTTAAGTGAAGACAAGAacatacaaatttaaaatatctcagGCTTAAGACATGATGAGTTTTGCCTCTTTAGCCCTGTGCCTAGGCAGTAATCTGGAACAACCAAGGAGCCCAACCCAGAGGCTATATGCACACCACTGCCAGCAGAACCAGATCATACCCCAGTGGcaagggaaaactgaaaagGCAAGAAGGCAGCAGCCCCAAATCCTACCTTACTTCCCTGGCAGATTTTGTAGTATGTTCAGGTACTTGTACTATGTTTAATAAACACGTCGCCTTATCTTCTAAGCCTAAAATAAGGCTTGAGAAGTGAACCTTTAACTAAGAAGAAGCCACCCATATCAGTGATACCCACTTTTCCACAACTCCCAAGCTAATCTTTTTGTACCTGCAAGCCAGACAGCCACCCTTCAGATACAGCATGGCAGCTACCACCTGAGTAATGTGCCAGCAGTCTTCCCCTAAAGCAACCACCAGTGATATCCTTTCAACACTTACTTTCCATGCTCAGCAGTAACCCCATATTAGATTGTTGTTTGACAAGAGCCTTTACATCCAGACAGTATTCCTTTAACACCGCAAAAACCGGCATCTCAGTGACATTAAGAACTCGCTCACATCTTCAACCAAGCACAAGGCAATAATCAAAAGTGTAGAATTTACACTTTATTGTATTCATTTACATAGATTAAATGGTAGAACCTTCTTGATCTAGATAGcttggttggattttttttaagtagaaaagTTACAGGCTATAATTTAGCCGAAGCAGGCATGCTCCAATGTCTCCATGGCTGGAGATTAGACTAGACTTTTAA is a genomic window of Anser cygnoides isolate HZ-2024a breed goose chromosome Z, Taihu_goose_T2T_genome, whole genome shotgun sequence containing:
- the PTGR1 gene encoding prostaglandin reductase 1, whose protein sequence is MVTAKVWVLKKHFEGFPKPSDFDLKKIELPSLKDGELLLESVFLSVDPYMRPYSQRDMKEGDIMIGTEVARIVESKNPAFAVGAFVVANSGWRSHFISDGKGLHLLPSSWPESLPKSLALGTVGMPGLTAYFGLFEVCKMKPGETVLVNAAAGAVGSVVGQLAKIGGCKVVGCAGSDDKVAYLKKIGFDEAFNYKTVTSLDEALRKASPDGYDCFFDNVGGEFSSIAINHMKKYGRIAVCGAISQYNDSVPQKGPYVQIPMIFKELHMEGFIVTRWNNRREEGQKALLKWVLEGKVKYHEQVTEGFENMPAAFIGMLKGENLGKAIVKV